From the Clostridium sp. Marseille-P299 genome, one window contains:
- a CDS encoding glycosyl hydrolase family 8: MDGAFYTGTYPNLISEFGISEEEIEKRIQDVFQTIFFDNEEKFYFESGENMGYLLDTGNLDVRSEGMSYGMMMAVQMDRKDIFDRLWLFSKTYMYQSSGKYEGYFAWSVSPDGTKNSQGPAPDGEEYFAMALMFASHRWGDGIPPFNYSEQAKDILWHCLHQNELVVDGRAMWDQSNHYIRFVPEVDYTDPSYHLPHFYELFSLWAKEEDRSFWKTAAIASREFLHITCDDVTGMAPEYAEYSGLPKRLFHDGQFYSDAYRVAMNIGLDAAWFHKDATLGVIVDKLQTFFSEKTNLIDFNNYLIDGTALDQFALHPIAIIATNAAGSLAATGKYRLEWVNLFLNTPLRKGDRRYYDNCLYFFCLLMLAGRYRIY; the protein is encoded by the coding sequence ATGGATGGTGCATTTTATACTGGAACATATCCTAATCTTATCAGTGAGTTTGGGATTTCGGAAGAAGAAATTGAGAAAAGAATACAAGATGTTTTTCAAACGATATTTTTTGATAATGAAGAAAAGTTTTACTTTGAATCTGGAGAGAATATGGGGTACCTACTGGATACAGGTAACCTTGATGTAAGATCAGAAGGAATGAGTTATGGTATGATGATGGCGGTTCAAATGGATCGTAAAGATATATTTGATCGTCTGTGGCTATTTTCTAAAACATACATGTACCAATCTAGTGGTAAATACGAGGGATATTTTGCATGGTCGGTATCTCCAGATGGAACAAAGAATTCACAAGGGCCTGCACCAGATGGTGAAGAATATTTTGCTATGGCGTTAATGTTTGCAAGTCACCGCTGGGGCGATGGCATACCACCGTTTAATTATAGTGAACAAGCAAAAGACATTCTATGGCACTGCCTACATCAGAATGAATTGGTAGTGGATGGCCGTGCTATGTGGGATCAGAGCAATCACTATATCAGGTTCGTTCCCGAGGTGGATTATACCGATCCATCCTATCATTTGCCTCATTTTTATGAATTATTTTCACTTTGGGCAAAAGAGGAAGACCGAAGTTTCTGGAAAACGGCAGCTATAGCAAGTCGAGAATTCTTACATATTACCTGTGATGACGTTACGGGTATGGCTCCAGAATATGCGGAATATAGTGGTTTACCTAAGCGTTTGTTCCATGATGGACAATTTTATTCTGATGCATACCGTGTGGCAATGAACATTGGTTTAGATGCAGCTTGGTTTCATAAAGATGCGACTCTTGGAGTAATTGTTGATAAATTACAAACATTTTTCTCGGAAAAAACGAATTTAATAGATTTTAACAATTACTTAATCGATGGAACAGCATTGGATCAATTTGCATTACATCCTATCGCCATAATCGCTACCAATGCAGCGGGATCATTAGCTGCTACAGGTAAATATCGTCTAGAATGGGTGAATTTATTTTTAAATACGCCTCTTAGAAAAGGTGATCGCAGGTATTATGATAATTGTCTATATTTCTTTTGCCTTTTAATGTTAGCTGGAAGGTATCGCATTTATTAA
- a CDS encoding glycoside hydrolase family 43 protein, translated as MNVVKNPILSGFYPDPSICRVENDFYLVHSSFAYFPGVPIFHSKNLADWTQIGNILNRKSQLPLKNSKHSGGIFAPTIRYHENTYYMITTNVSGGGNFIVTATNPRGPWSEPYYLGEKAIGIDPSLFFDEDGTCYYVGTRPNPTGVQYNGDWEIWVQELDLNHMQLVGESYAIWKGALKDVIWPEGPHIYHKDGYYYVLNAEGGTGPDHAVTVARSRHILGPYENNPKNPILTHRHLGKDYPVVYVGHGDLVDDADGNWYVVMLASRRCEGYIGLGRETFLAKVVWEDGWPVVNPGIGKLEDWVSLPYPCNEKEKIKKQSLLESLTNKQDVLMLRNPSSDFYTLEKDKIMMKLLPETLKELKSPAYLGFRQLEYFYSANLTIELDRLLAEEEAGIAILQSNEYYILFRIKQCEECEFNHCRIQLVKCIKEKEQLLAERLLSDFMTDSQDHIIGFKIIGHGQRADFIFQYNQVDYQVLKDVDIHEMSTEVAGGFVGNTIGVYASSCGRKTKNTLEVKDFHIEYELEVLE; from the coding sequence ATGAACGTTGTAAAGAATCCAATATTATCTGGTTTTTACCCAGATCCATCGATTTGCAGAGTAGAAAATGATTTTTATCTGGTTCACTCAAGCTTCGCTTATTTTCCAGGTGTTCCTATTTTTCATAGTAAAAACTTAGCGGATTGGACGCAAATAGGAAATATATTAAATCGCAAATCACAGCTTCCATTAAAAAACAGTAAGCACTCAGGTGGTATTTTTGCACCAACAATACGTTATCATGAGAATACCTACTATATGATTACAACGAATGTTTCAGGTGGTGGTAATTTTATTGTTACAGCAACAAATCCAAGGGGACCATGGTCAGAACCTTATTATTTAGGTGAGAAGGCGATTGGCATCGATCCTAGCTTATTCTTTGACGAAGATGGAACTTGTTATTATGTTGGTACTAGACCAAATCCTACTGGAGTTCAATACAATGGAGATTGGGAAATATGGGTGCAAGAGCTTGATTTGAATCACATGCAATTGGTAGGTGAGAGCTACGCGATTTGGAAAGGTGCATTAAAAGATGTGATATGGCCGGAAGGTCCCCACATTTATCATAAAGATGGTTATTATTATGTATTAAATGCAGAAGGTGGTACGGGACCAGATCATGCAGTTACAGTTGCACGTAGTAGACATATTTTAGGACCATATGAAAACAATCCGAAGAATCCAATTCTAACACATAGACACTTAGGAAAAGATTATCCTGTTGTATATGTAGGACACGGAGATCTCGTAGATGATGCTGATGGCAATTGGTATGTGGTTATGTTAGCAAGCAGACGTTGCGAGGGCTACATAGGCTTGGGTAGAGAAACATTCCTTGCTAAGGTAGTGTGGGAGGACGGATGGCCAGTGGTAAACCCAGGAATTGGTAAACTAGAAGATTGGGTTTCCCTACCTTATCCATGTAACGAAAAAGAAAAGATTAAAAAACAATCTTTACTAGAATCCTTAACTAATAAGCAGGATGTGCTAATGCTACGGAATCCAAGTAGTGATTTTTATACACTGGAAAAAGATAAGATTATGATGAAATTACTTCCTGAGACGTTAAAAGAACTGAAAAGCCCAGCGTATCTTGGATTTCGTCAACTGGAATACTTTTATAGTGCGAATCTGACGATTGAGTTAGATAGGTTGCTTGCTGAGGAAGAGGCAGGGATTGCAATATTACAGAGTAATGAATACTACATCTTGTTTCGAATAAAGCAATGTGAAGAGTGTGAATTTAATCATTGTAGGATTCAACTTGTAAAATGTATAAAAGAAAAAGAGCAACTTTTAGCGGAACGATTATTATCCGATTTTATGACAGATTCACAGGATCATATCATTGGATTTAAAATAATAGGACACGGTCAAAGGGCTGATTTTATTTTTCAATATAATCAAGTGGATTATCAGGTGCTAAAGGATGTAGACATTCATGAAATGAGCACAGAAGTAGCTGGTGGATTTGTTGGTAATACAATAGGAGTTTACGCAAGCTCATGTGGGCGGAAAACAAAAAATACATTAGAAGTTAAAGATTTTCATATCGAGTATGAATTAGAGGTATTGGAATGA
- a CDS encoding SGNH/GDSL hydrolase family protein → MKYNWGIILLSFILVILSFSGCSKRKLGETVQDKTNQYDLNIVENDLGKNEKSKDLKSELVKDQEDTIQEEAKQEEIDQIDLEQKDKNQEALPQSVGKKDENKKTEKKEVYNTMLKRSLVSTGNTYRMKTAIEKAKQGEKVTIAYIGGSITEGAGASSASKSYAYQTYEYFKDTYGQGDGSNVSFVNAGMGGTPSTLGILRYDRDVTEYGNIEPDIVFIEFAVNDYQEPTNGEAYESLVRKVLSSKNRPAVVLMFSVFQSKWNMQNLYIPVGEYYELPMISIKDAVVPELEEGRMTDALFFADQYHPTTYGHTIMANCIKNYFNAIDEMEKHSEDITIPLEAKIGKAYEKIQMVDRSYKGDEIEIIPGGFSAFDEKIGRFMGNKPTFPENWMKDKEQEDEKLIMNLNCKNLLIVYKASSDTSYGTAEIYVDSKLVMSIDGYQSGGWNNPITVSLINEKIADNHCVKIKMSKDSLDKSFTILAFGYSK, encoded by the coding sequence ATGAAATATAATTGGGGAATTATACTCTTAAGCTTTATACTAGTCATTCTTTCTTTTTCTGGGTGTAGTAAAAGGAAGTTAGGTGAAACAGTACAAGATAAGACAAACCAATATGATTTAAATATAGTAGAGAATGATTTGGGTAAAAACGAAAAAAGTAAAGACTTAAAAAGTGAGTTAGTCAAGGATCAGGAAGACACGATTCAGGAAGAAGCGAAACAGGAAGAAATAGATCAGATAGATTTAGAACAGAAAGATAAGAATCAGGAAGCATTACCACAATCAGTAGGTAAGAAGGATGAAAATAAGAAGACTGAAAAAAAAGAGGTTTATAATACAATGTTGAAACGATCATTGGTATCTACGGGAAATACTTATCGCATGAAAACGGCAATTGAAAAAGCGAAACAAGGAGAGAAAGTTACGATTGCATATATTGGGGGATCGATAACCGAGGGCGCAGGTGCATCCAGTGCTAGTAAAAGTTATGCATATCAGACATATGAATATTTTAAAGATACCTACGGGCAGGGCGATGGTAGCAATGTTTCATTTGTAAATGCTGGTATGGGGGGTACGCCATCTACCCTTGGAATTTTAAGGTATGATAGAGATGTTACTGAATATGGAAACATTGAACCAGACATCGTTTTTATTGAGTTTGCAGTAAATGATTATCAAGAACCAACGAATGGTGAGGCTTATGAAAGTTTGGTTAGAAAAGTACTTTCATCAAAAAACAGACCTGCTGTGGTCCTAATGTTTAGTGTGTTTCAATCAAAGTGGAATATGCAGAATCTTTATATTCCAGTAGGGGAGTATTATGAGCTTCCAATGATTAGTATAAAAGATGCAGTTGTTCCTGAATTAGAAGAAGGGAGAATGACGGATGCATTATTTTTTGCAGATCAATATCACCCAACGACCTATGGGCATACGATAATGGCCAATTGTATAAAGAATTACTTTAATGCAATTGATGAAATGGAGAAACATAGTGAAGATATTACAATTCCATTGGAAGCTAAGATTGGTAAAGCTTATGAAAAAATCCAAATGGTTGATCGTTCTTATAAAGGGGATGAGATTGAGATTATTCCTGGTGGTTTTTCTGCATTTGATGAAAAGATAGGAAGATTTATGGGCAATAAACCAACATTTCCAGAGAATTGGATGAAGGATAAGGAGCAAGAAGATGAGAAATTAATAATGAATTTAAATTGCAAAAACCTTCTAATCGTCTATAAGGCAAGTTCAGATACTTCGTATGGAACTGCAGAGATATACGTGGATTCCAAATTAGTAATGAGTATTGATGGTTACCAAAGTGGGGGATGGAATAATCCAATCACGGTATCTTTAATAAACGAAAAAATTGCAGATAATCATTGTGTCAAGATTAAAATGTCAAAGGATAGTTTAGATAAAAGTTTTACGATTCTAGCGTTTGGTTATTCAAAGTAA